The Amycolatopsis japonica nucleotide sequence AACAGCTGCACCTCCGCGCTGCTCACCGCGCTCGCGGCGCTGGGCGTCGGCCCCGGCGACGAGGTGATCGTCCCCGGCTACACGTTCATCGCGTCCATCGCCGCCATCGTCCACCGCGGCGCGGTCCCGGTGCTCGCCGAGATCGACGAATCGCTGACCCTCGACCCCGAAGACGTGGCGCGCCGGATCACCCCCGCGACCAAGGCCATTCTCGCGGTGCACATGCTGGGAGCGCCCGCCGCGCTGGACGAGCTGCGCCGGATCGCGGACGACCACGGCCTGTTCCTGATCGAGGACGCCGCCCAGGCCACCGGCGGACGGTACCGGGGCCGCGCACTCGGCACCGTCGGCGACGCCGGCGCCTTTTCCCTCAACCTCTTCAAGATCATCACCAGCGGTGACGGCGGGCTTCTCACGATCGCGGACGACGACGCCTACGAACGTGCTTTCGCCTTCCACGACCACGGGTTCAAACCGATGCGCCACGGCATCGCCGACGCCGACTCGCTGTTCGGGCTGAACCTGCGGATGCACGAACTGAGCGGCGCCGTCGCGCTCGGCCAGCTACGCAAGATCGATCTCATCCTGGAAACCCTGCGCAAGCAGAAGACCGCGCTCGCCGAGGCGATCGGTGAGCTGCCCGGCGTCGAGCGGAGGCGGCTCAACGATCCGGACGGCGAATGCCATTCCTTCCTCGTCCTGCGGTTCGAGACCGTCGAGACGGCGCGGGCGGTGGCCGCCAAGCTCGGCACCTCCACGCTCATCGACTCCGGCCGTCACTACTACGGGAACATGCCCCAGCTGATCAGCCGTCGCATGCCCACCGCGTCGGAACATCCTTTCGGCTGCCAGGCCCATCCCACCGAGGTCCGGTACGAGCCGCACATGCTGCCGCGTACCGACGACATCCTCGGCCGGTCGATCACGCTGTCCGTCGGCGTGGTCGACGGCTATCTCGGCGCCGGATTCGGCATCACCCCGCTCTCGACGGCCGACGAGATCGAGGCCGTCGCCACCGCAGTCAAATCAGCCGTCAACGAAGTGGTCGCGAGGACGTGAACATGCAACCGGTCGAATCGAAACCGGCGGAGACGGGTTCGCCCGCCCACCACTGGCGGGTCGAGGCCCAGCTCCCCGTCGACTACGAAGTCCGGCTGACCACCGGCGTACTCGACCCGTCCAACCCGGCGTTGCTCGACGCGGGCACCCTCGTCCGCGCCGAACGGCTTCGGCGG carries:
- a CDS encoding DegT/DnrJ/EryC1/StrS family aminotransferase → MSGPGYLFLGDEEKALVTRALDTWQLNRYRFDEDAEPSMVFTLEREFEQRTGAAHCLAVNSCTSALLTALAALGVGPGDEVIVPGYTFIASIAAIVHRGAVPVLAEIDESLTLDPEDVARRITPATKAILAVHMLGAPAALDELRRIADDHGLFLIEDAAQATGGRYRGRALGTVGDAGAFSLNLFKIITSGDGGLLTIADDDAYERAFAFHDHGFKPMRHGIADADSLFGLNLRMHELSGAVALGQLRKIDLILETLRKQKTALAEAIGELPGVERRRLNDPDGECHSFLVLRFETVETARAVAAKLGTSTLIDSGRHYYGNMPQLISRRMPTASEHPFGCQAHPTEVRYEPHMLPRTDDILGRSITLSVGVVDGYLGAGFGITPLSTADEIEAVATAVKSAVNEVVART